The Armatimonadota bacterium genome includes a window with the following:
- the dapF gene encoding diaminopimelate epimerase: MKFVKMHGAGNDFIVVDGLVEDLERLDLADLSQRMCDRHFGIGSDGLILVLPSRLAAFRMRMFNPDGSEAEMCGNGIRCFAKYVYDSGLTLDTSISVETLAGVKDLKLSIEDRRVVRVRVDMGSPSFDPESLPVKAPAAPDGAARVQLRVGGRRLEGTCVSMGNPHCVVQVEDIDSFPVEKIGPLIEHHRLFPRRTNVPFVQVVERDHLRARVWERGAGETLACGTGACAAAVACALNGVSGRRAAVDLPGGRLEIEWTGDNRVLLDGPAVEVFTGEFPV; the protein is encoded by the coding sequence GTGAAGTTCGTCAAGATGCACGGGGCCGGCAACGACTTCATCGTCGTGGACGGCCTGGTAGAGGATCTGGAGCGTCTGGACCTGGCGGATCTTAGCCAGCGGATGTGCGACCGGCATTTCGGCATCGGGTCGGACGGTCTCATTCTGGTGTTGCCGAGCCGCCTTGCCGCGTTCCGGATGCGGATGTTCAACCCGGACGGCAGTGAGGCGGAGATGTGCGGCAACGGCATCCGCTGTTTTGCCAAGTATGTCTATGATAGCGGGCTGACCCTGGACACCAGTATCTCGGTCGAGACGCTGGCCGGGGTGAAGGATCTCAAGCTCTCCATCGAAGACCGGCGCGTGGTCAGGGTGCGTGTGGACATGGGTTCGCCCTCGTTTGATCCGGAAAGCCTTCCTGTGAAGGCCCCGGCGGCTCCAGACGGCGCGGCGCGAGTACAGTTGCGCGTCGGAGGCAGGCGTCTGGAGGGGACGTGCGTCTCGATGGGCAATCCACACTGCGTGGTCCAGGTGGAGGACATTGACTCCTTCCCGGTGGAGAAGATCGGTCCCCTCATCGAGCACCATCGCCTCTTTCCCCGCCGGACGAACGTCCCGTTCGTCCAGGTGGTGGAGCGGGATCATTTGAGAGCCCGGGTCTGGGAGCGAGGAGCGGGAGAGACACTCGCGTGCGGCACCGGAGCCTGCGCGGCGGCTGTTGCGTGCGCCCTGAACGGGGTGTCCGGACGTCGGGCCGCGGTGGATCTTCCGGGCGGGCGCCTGGAGATCGAATGGACCGGCGATAACCGCGTGCTTCTGGACGGACCGGCCGTGGAAGTGTTCACGGGGGAGTTTCCTGTGTGA
- the hfq gene encoding RNA-binding protein Hfq, whose product MNKGQASIQDVFLNQVRKDNVPVTIYLITGVQLKGFIKGFDAFTIVLDSPGKPTQIVYKHALASVVPARPISLRPEARQAGAEDAPIGEVAGEEQEAEHNG is encoded by the coding sequence ATGAACAAAGGACAGGCCAGCATTCAGGATGTTTTCCTGAACCAGGTCCGCAAGGATAACGTGCCCGTCACCATCTATCTGATTACGGGCGTTCAGTTGAAGGGCTTCATCAAGGGCTTTGACGCGTTCACCATCGTGCTGGACAGCCCAGGCAAGCCGACGCAGATTGTCTACAAGCACGCGCTTGCCTCGGTGGTGCCCGCCCGGCCCATTAGCCTGCGGCCCGAGGCACGCCAGGCGGGAGCGGAGGATGCGCCAATCGGTGAAGTCGCCGGTGAGGAGCAGGAGGCGGAGCACAACGGGTGA
- the miaA gene encoding tRNA dimethylallyltransferase, translating to MIAIVGPTATGKTDVGVVLAERVGGEIVSADSMQIWRGMDIGTAKPDAALRSRVPFHLIDVAGIQETFSVARFQRLALEAVRDILSRGRVPLLVGGTGLYIRAVVDGLRIPPPADPAVRTRLQEEASRVGSPAMHERLARIDPQSAGRISPNDAKRIVRALEVFETTGRTLTEWNEQDRPRRSDSPWLQFGLHCERDELNRRIEARVDAMLRAGWVDEVRSLMGAGLRPGLQSACALGYQEIMRLLTEGGSLEETAQAIKIATRQFAKRQRTWFRADPRIIWVDVTEQGPEEAAEEILRLLSRPALRRKK from the coding sequence ATGATCGCCATCGTCGGTCCCACCGCCACAGGCAAGACCGATGTTGGAGTGGTTCTGGCGGAGCGGGTGGGCGGCGAGATCGTCTCCGCCGACAGCATGCAGATCTGGCGGGGAATGGACATCGGCACCGCAAAGCCGGACGCGGCTTTGCGGTCGCGGGTGCCGTTCCATCTGATAGACGTTGCCGGGATTCAGGAGACATTCAGCGTGGCGCGCTTTCAGCGGCTGGCGCTGGAGGCGGTGCGGGATATCCTGTCGCGAGGCAGGGTGCCTCTTCTGGTGGGGGGTACGGGCCTATATATTCGGGCGGTGGTGGACGGCCTGCGCATACCTCCTCCGGCCGATCCAGCCGTTCGGACTCGGCTGCAGGAAGAGGCGTCGCGTGTGGGAAGTCCGGCCATGCACGAGCGACTGGCGAGGATCGACCCTCAGAGCGCCGGCAGAATCTCTCCCAACGATGCCAAGCGCATTGTACGCGCGCTGGAGGTGTTTGAGACTACCGGCCGCACCCTCACGGAGTGGAATGAGCAAGACCGCCCGCGGCGCAGCGATTCCCCGTGGCTTCAGTTCGGGCTTCACTGCGAACGGGATGAGTTGAACCGCCGTATTGAAGCCAGGGTTGACGCAATGCTGCGCGCCGGCTGGGTTGATGAGGTCCGCTCATTGATGGGGGCAGGGTTGCGTCCGGGGTTGCAGTCGGCGTGCGCACTGGGCTATCAGGAGATAATGCGGCTGCTGACGGAAGGGGGGTCGCTTGAGGAGACGGCGCAAGCCATCAAGATCGCAACCCGGCAGTTCGCCAAGCGCCAGCGTACCTGGTTCCGTGCAGATCCGCGCATCATCTGGGTGGATGTGACCGAGCAGGGGCCGGAGGAGGCTGCGGAGGAGATTCTGCGGCTTCTCTCGCGGCCAGCGCTCCGGCGGAAAAAATAA
- the mreB gene encoding rod shape-determining protein produces MNLSRLLLGRFSRAIGIDLGTANTLVHVRGKGILLREPSVIAIESESRKVLAVGEEAKQMLGRTPGNVVAIRPLKDGVIADFDQTEQMLRGFIRKVHRAGSLVRLTVAVGIPSGATEVERRAVIDAARHAGAQEAYLIEEPMAAAIGAGLPVSEPTGSMVVDIGGGTTEVAVISLGGVVTSQSTRTAGDEIDEAIIAYVRRVYNLLIGARTAEDVKLNIASAFPMEEELSMEVRGRDLVTGLPRSAVLTSREIREAIADPLNEIVEAVKVTLENTPPELASDIMERGIVLAGGGALLRGIDRLLSAETEMPVHIAPDPLSCVVIGTGRALEESESNPALRKALVNSSRFQ; encoded by the coding sequence ATGAACCTTTCAAGACTGCTGCTGGGACGGTTTTCCCGCGCTATAGGAATTGATCTGGGGACCGCGAACACGCTCGTCCACGTCCGGGGGAAGGGCATCCTGCTGCGCGAGCCCTCCGTGATCGCCATCGAGTCCGAAAGCCGCAAGGTCTTGGCCGTGGGCGAGGAGGCCAAGCAGATGCTGGGGAGGACTCCGGGCAACGTCGTGGCCATCCGTCCGCTAAAAGACGGGGTCATCGCCGACTTCGACCAGACCGAGCAGATGCTGCGTGGTTTCATCCGCAAGGTGCATCGCGCGGGCAGTCTGGTCCGCCTGACCGTCGCCGTGGGCATCCCCTCGGGAGCCACGGAGGTGGAGCGCCGGGCCGTCATAGACGCTGCCCGCCATGCGGGAGCGCAGGAGGCATACCTTATAGAAGAGCCGATGGCCGCCGCGATCGGGGCCGGACTTCCCGTCAGCGAGCCCACCGGCAGCATGGTGGTGGACATCGGCGGAGGCACCACCGAGGTGGCTGTGATCTCTCTGGGCGGCGTGGTGACCAGCCAGTCCACACGCACCGCGGGAGACGAGATTGACGAGGCCATCATCGCCTATGTCCGGCGCGTCTACAATCTGCTGATCGGGGCGCGGACGGCGGAGGACGTGAAGCTGAACATCGCGTCGGCCTTCCCGATGGAGGAGGAGCTTTCCATGGAGGTGCGCGGACGGGACCTGGTCACCGGTCTGCCCCGCAGCGCCGTATTGACCTCCCGAGAGATCCGTGAAGCCATAGCCGATCCGTTGAACGAGATTGTGGAAGCGGTCAAGGTGACCTTGGAGAATACCCCGCCCGAGCTTGCCTCGGACATTATGGAACGCGGCATCGTCCTGGCAGGAGGGGGGGCGCTGCTTCGCGGTATTGACCGGCTTCTTTCTGCCGAAACGGAGATGCCCGTTCATATCGCGCCGGATCCGCTCTCCTGCGTGGTCATCGGCACCGGCAGGGCTCTGGAGGAGTCCGAAAGCAACCCGGCGCTGCGCAAGGCGCTGGTGAACTCCTCCCGTTTTCAGTGA
- a CDS encoding endo-1,3-1,4-beta glucanase-related protein: MNLRLVTALCFLLAMSPGGGFAAENAADATLQAPLFRGDESRPADALVLFDGSDTSAWTTMDGKQPIPWKVENGYMEVRGGSIRTRATFTDVQLHLEFWLPLMADAKGQARANSGVYLQGSYEVQILDSYGEPPRIDEAGAIYGVAPPMVNASRPPETWQSYDILFRAPRYDADGKLVRNARMIVFHNGVCIHDNVEIPGPTRAAMERPLSVPGPITIQDHGNPIRFRNIWVRPLR, from the coding sequence ATGAATCTCAGACTCGTGACGGCGCTGTGTTTTCTTCTCGCTATGTCGCCTGGCGGCGGGTTTGCCGCTGAGAACGCCGCCGACGCTACCCTGCAGGCGCCTCTTTTCCGGGGCGATGAATCGCGCCCGGCCGACGCGCTGGTGCTCTTCGACGGCTCCGATACATCCGCATGGACCACCATGGATGGCAAGCAGCCCATCCCGTGGAAGGTCGAGAACGGCTATATGGAGGTGCGAGGCGGAAGCATCCGCACGCGGGCAACGTTCACGGACGTGCAGCTGCACCTTGAGTTCTGGCTTCCCCTGATGGCCGACGCGAAGGGACAGGCCCGCGCGAACAGTGGAGTCTACCTGCAGGGCTCGTACGAAGTGCAGATCCTGGACTCGTATGGTGAGCCTCCGCGCATCGACGAAGCCGGAGCCATCTACGGAGTGGCTCCCCCGATGGTAAACGCAAGCCGCCCGCCGGAGACCTGGCAGAGCTACGACATACTCTTTCGCGCTCCACGCTACGACGCCGACGGCAAGCTTGTACGCAATGCCCGGATGATCGTGTTCCACAACGGTGTCTGCATCCACGACAATGTGGAGATCCCCGGTCCCACCCGCGCCGCGATGGAGCGCCCGCTCAGCGTGCCGGGCCCCATCACGATCCAGGACCACGGAAACCCCATCCGCTTCCGCAACATCTGGGTGCGCCCGCTCCGGTAG
- a CDS encoding sorbosone dehydrogenase has protein sequence MTRFSRFLLVSGAVAGVFIAFGCSRAVNQHLPREQGSLGEGVPAFQVRPGYRVTVAAEGLENARFLESDGNGTVFVSQPRTGNILALRDRDGDGRYETRTVFVEGRRTVHGLCWRDGWLYFSQTGSIHRARDADADGKADAVETIIPEGSLPSGGGHWWRSLLVTEDAIYTSIGDSGNINDETSTERQKIWRFDRSGRNKRLFASGIRNTEKLRLRPGTQEIWGCDHGSDNFGRKFGERAGSDQPVTDLNPPCEFNRYVQGGFYGHPFIVGTNLPRPEFQDRADILRLAARAIPPEWCFGAHWAPNGFTFLTRELFPDHRGDAFVAFHGSWNSTKLVGYCVERLLFDRLTGKPYGSLTVVSTLDRNGNVLARPVDCLEEPSGAVLFSCDLTNRIYRIEPDRR, from the coding sequence TTGACACGATTCTCCCGGTTTCTGCTTGTTTCAGGTGCGGTGGCGGGAGTCTTCATCGCGTTCGGGTGCTCCCGCGCGGTCAATCAGCACCTTCCGCGTGAGCAAGGATCGCTGGGGGAGGGCGTTCCGGCGTTTCAGGTGCGTCCCGGATACCGGGTGACCGTTGCGGCGGAGGGTCTGGAAAACGCCCGTTTCCTGGAAAGTGACGGAAACGGCACGGTGTTTGTGAGCCAGCCCCGAACGGGCAACATACTGGCCTTGCGCGACCGGGACGGCGACGGCCGTTACGAGACCCGAACCGTCTTTGTGGAGGGCAGGCGCACCGTGCACGGGCTCTGCTGGCGGGACGGCTGGCTGTATTTCTCCCAGACGGGTTCCATCCATCGCGCGCGGGATGCCGATGCCGACGGAAAGGCAGACGCCGTCGAGACCATCATTCCCGAGGGCAGTCTGCCTTCGGGGGGCGGGCACTGGTGGCGCTCCCTGCTGGTCACGGAAGATGCCATCTATACGTCCATCGGGGACAGCGGCAATATCAACGATGAGACCTCCACCGAGCGCCAGAAGATCTGGAGATTCGACCGCAGCGGCCGCAACAAGCGGCTCTTCGCAAGCGGCATCCGCAACACGGAGAAGCTGCGCCTGCGCCCTGGAACGCAGGAGATCTGGGGGTGCGATCACGGCAGCGACAATTTCGGGCGGAAGTTCGGCGAGAGGGCGGGTTCCGACCAGCCCGTCACGGATCTCAACCCGCCGTGCGAGTTCAACCGATATGTCCAGGGCGGATTCTACGGGCATCCGTTCATCGTGGGGACGAACCTGCCGCGGCCGGAGTTCCAGGATCGCGCCGATATCCTGCGGCTCGCCGCCCGGGCCATCCCGCCGGAATGGTGCTTCGGAGCTCACTGGGCGCCAAACGGCTTCACTTTCCTGACGCGGGAGCTGTTCCCGGACCACCGGGGTGATGCTTTTGTGGCCTTCCACGGATCCTGGAACAGTACTAAGCTGGTGGGATACTGCGTGGAGCGCTTGCTGTTCGACCGCCTCACAGGAAAGCCTTACGGCTCTCTGACGGTCGTGAGCACGCTGGACCGCAACGGCAATGTGCTGGCGCGTCCGGTGGATTGCCTGGAGGAGCCCTCTGGGGCGGTGCTCTTCAGCTGTGACCTGACGAACCGGATCTACCGCATCGAGCCGGACCGCCGATGA
- a CDS encoding hypothetical protein (possible pseudo, frameshifted) — translation MTDPLTFWSVVAALVLLNALFVAAEFAIVAAPRARISRLADAGSRAAALVRYVQSDARRQDRYIAAAQVGITAASLGLGMYGEHGLAQWLRPHLAGLGWLQEAAVHSLSGGVAVLLLTYLHVVLGEMVPKSLALFRPEKTALTVSTPMLVFSKLALPVVLLLNGVGNLMLRAFRIPLISETASVHTPRELELIVEESHEQGTLGEQESEILVNLLHFRELLVRKVMVPRTSVVGIPLECSVDEAVRIAVETRHTRYPVYGESLDDIRGILHVKELFRELRRPQDERSIADAMRPAVFVPEQLTLEELLMEFQKRGAQVAVVLDEYGGTAGMVTLEDVLEEIFGEVQDEFDEEEPADPAAGRAQMGALRTGAAGRVRGGDRRRIPAGRRGYHGRPGAGASGAAAGRGG, via the coding sequence GTGACGGATCCGCTGACATTCTGGTCCGTGGTGGCGGCGCTCGTGCTCCTGAACGCTCTTTTCGTGGCCGCCGAGTTCGCCATCGTGGCCGCGCCGCGGGCGCGCATCAGCCGGCTCGCCGATGCCGGATCCCGGGCCGCCGCGCTGGTGCGCTACGTCCAGAGTGATGCCCGCCGCCAGGATCGCTACATCGCCGCCGCACAGGTGGGGATCACGGCCGCCAGCCTGGGGCTGGGGATGTACGGGGAGCACGGCCTGGCCCAGTGGCTGCGCCCGCATCTTGCAGGGCTGGGATGGCTGCAGGAGGCGGCAGTCCATTCCCTGAGCGGGGGAGTGGCGGTCCTGTTGCTAACGTATCTCCACGTGGTGCTGGGTGAAATGGTTCCCAAGTCTCTGGCGCTGTTCCGGCCGGAGAAGACGGCTCTCACCGTCAGCACTCCCATGCTTGTGTTCAGCAAACTCGCTCTGCCGGTGGTGCTCCTGCTGAACGGGGTGGGGAACCTCATGCTGCGGGCGTTCCGGATCCCGCTCATCAGCGAGACGGCCAGCGTGCATACTCCGCGGGAGCTGGAGCTCATCGTGGAGGAGAGCCACGAGCAGGGGACCCTGGGTGAGCAGGAGAGCGAGATCCTGGTCAATCTGCTTCACTTCCGGGAGTTGCTGGTGCGCAAGGTGATGGTGCCGCGGACGTCGGTCGTCGGCATCCCGCTGGAGTGCAGCGTGGATGAGGCGGTCAGGATCGCAGTGGAGACGCGCCATACGCGCTATCCGGTGTACGGCGAGAGCCTGGATGACATCCGCGGCATTCTGCACGTCAAAGAACTGTTCCGGGAGCTGCGCCGGCCGCAAGACGAGCGCTCCATAGCGGACGCCATGCGCCCGGCCGTCTTCGTCCCGGAGCAGTTGACACTGGAAGAGCTACTGATGGAATTCCAGAAGCGCGGCGCTCAGGTGGCGGTGGTACTGGACGAGTATGGCGGCACCGCCGGAATGGTCACGCTGGAGGACGTTCTGGAGGAGATCTTCGGGGAGGTGCAGGACGAATTCGACGAGGAAGAGCCGGCCGATCCAGCGGCTGGACGAGCGCAGATGGGCGCTCTCAGGACGGGTGCGGCTGGACGAGTTCGAGGAGGAGACAGGCGTCGCATTCCAGCGGGAAGACGTGGATACCATGGGCGGCCTGGCGCTGGCGCTTCTGGGGCGGCCGCCGGCCGTGGGGGATGA
- a CDS encoding hypothetical protein (possible pseudo, frameshifted): MAAVVTLAGLVSAQVVLGELLPKSVAIRYPVTVALATTMPMRWSLWLFAPLTWLLNGSASVLLRLLRIPVGPRMHVHAPEDIDYLVEESHEGGMLDDAERERLHNVLRLANRRVREVMVPRTRVFAIPADTPVEDLVRVATDSPYTRIPVYRGSLDDVLGLLHVKDLLAASAGPGPVDLEKLLRDMPRVPESRLVVDLLSDLRDRHQHMALVVDEYGGTSGIVTLEDLLEEVVGEIPDEYEKGPADRVVPLGEGGYRVPGTLPLADLAELTGLDVGDSESDTVAGLVMEKLGRIPEEGQTLDYGGWTFEVEAMDGHSLVSVLLHPREAEEP, from the coding sequence TTGGCGGCAGTTGTCACTCTGGCCGGGCTGGTGAGCGCACAGGTGGTGCTGGGAGAACTGCTGCCCAAGTCCGTCGCCATTCGCTACCCCGTCACGGTAGCCCTGGCGACGACTATGCCGATGCGCTGGTCTCTCTGGCTTTTTGCTCCCCTCACATGGTTGCTCAACGGCAGCGCGTCGGTCCTGCTTCGTCTGCTGCGCATCCCTGTCGGTCCGCGGATGCACGTCCACGCGCCTGAAGACATTGATTATCTTGTCGAAGAAAGCCACGAAGGCGGGATGCTGGACGATGCGGAGCGTGAGCGTCTGCATAATGTCCTTCGCCTTGCCAACCGCAGGGTCCGAGAGGTGATGGTGCCCCGTACGCGGGTGTTCGCCATTCCAGCCGATACGCCCGTCGAGGATCTGGTGCGAGTCGCAACGGATTCCCCTTACACCCGTATCCCGGTGTATCGCGGGAGCTTGGATGATGTGCTGGGGCTGCTGCACGTCAAAGATTTACTTGCCGCTAGCGCCGGGCCAGGGCCGGTGGATCTGGAAAAGCTGCTGCGCGATATGCCTCGGGTCCCGGAGAGCAGACTGGTGGTGGATCTTCTGTCGGACCTGCGGGACCGTCACCAGCATATGGCGCTGGTGGTGGATGAGTACGGCGGGACGTCCGGCATTGTGACGCTGGAGGATCTCCTGGAAGAGGTGGTGGGCGAGATCCCCGATGAGTACGAGAAAGGTCCTGCGGACCGTGTCGTGCCCCTTGGCGAGGGCGGCTACCGCGTGCCGGGCACGCTTCCTCTCGCGGACCTGGCCGAACTGACCGGGCTGGACGTGGGCGATTCCGAATCCGATACGGTGGCCGGCCTTGTCATGGAGAAACTGGGCCGGATTCCGGAGGAGGGGCAGACGCTGGACTACGGCGGCTGGACGTTCGAGGTGGAGGCGATGGACGGGCATTCTCTCGTCTCCGTCCTGCTGCATCCCCGGGAGGCGGAAGAGCCGTGA
- a CDS encoding NifU family protein gives MEDDVRQNLVERVEEALDLIRPALQRDGGDVRLVEIGDDMIARMVMTGHCSGCPMAQMTLKMGIERVVRQNVPEIVGVEALPPDSVQEG, from the coding sequence TTGGAAGACGACGTCAGGCAGAACCTCGTAGAGCGCGTGGAAGAGGCGCTGGATCTCATCCGGCCCGCCCTGCAGCGCGACGGCGGCGATGTCCGCCTGGTGGAGATCGGCGACGATATGATCGCCCGGATGGTGATGACCGGCCACTGTAGCGGCTGCCCGATGGCGCAGATGACCCTGAAGATGGGCATCGAGCGCGTCGTGCGGCAGAACGTTCCCGAGATCGTCGGGGTGGAGGCGCTGCCCCCGGATTCTGTGCAGGAGGGTTGA
- the galK gene encoding galactokinase produces MLFAGPGTPETQVERLVETASGSNFFEHNRPVHVARAPGRLDVMGGIADYSGSLVLEAPIASGAVAAVQVTDEGTVTARTESESLKDLRKEACFPVREIVARSPEDYPRIRERFREDREASWAAYVAGCLSVLTGRSLAETPPGIRILLSSDVPAGAGVASSAAIEVATMTALTSALGVTLEGEQLAALCQEVENHIAGAPCGIMDQMTAALGKENHLLKLRCDPATVLGHVPVPEGVRFFGINSGVKHSVGGARYTRARVGAFMAVAILREHGVNLPGGYLCGLSRRDFHAARCWLPHSITGEEFLNRHGAYPDPVTSPDPEETYYPRSAAEHAVNENCRVFRFSQLLAASARDRGHLEEAGALMYASHWSYGQLALLGCAETDLLVRLLREAGPERGVLGAKITGGGCGGTVAVMSTRNPEDYRTSVLLPYEAETGIRPEIIQGSSPGAVEWGIRVLNGI; encoded by the coding sequence ATGCTTTTCGCCGGTCCCGGGACACCGGAGACTCAAGTTGAGAGGCTGGTCGAGACGGCCTCAGGCTCAAACTTCTTCGAACACAACAGGCCCGTGCACGTGGCTCGCGCCCCCGGCAGGCTGGACGTAATGGGCGGGATTGCGGACTACAGTGGTTCCCTGGTCCTGGAGGCCCCCATCGCGTCCGGCGCCGTCGCGGCAGTCCAGGTGACGGACGAGGGGACCGTGACAGCCAGGACCGAAAGCGAGTCCCTGAAAGATCTTCGCAAGGAAGCCTGCTTTCCGGTTCGGGAGATCGTCGCCCGCTCGCCCGAAGACTATCCGCGGATCCGTGAGCGTTTCCGTGAGGATAGAGAAGCCTCCTGGGCTGCGTATGTGGCCGGATGCCTGAGCGTCCTGACGGGACGTTCACTGGCTGAAACCCCTCCGGGGATCCGGATTTTGCTCTCGTCGGATGTTCCAGCAGGCGCCGGAGTGGCCAGCTCGGCCGCCATAGAGGTGGCCACCATGACCGCTCTGACGTCAGCGCTCGGGGTCACACTGGAAGGGGAGCAACTGGCGGCCCTGTGCCAGGAGGTAGAGAATCACATCGCGGGAGCGCCGTGCGGCATTATGGACCAGATGACCGCCGCTCTGGGCAAGGAGAACCATCTGCTGAAGCTGCGCTGCGACCCGGCGACGGTGCTGGGTCATGTGCCTGTCCCCGAAGGAGTACGTTTCTTCGGGATCAACTCCGGAGTCAAGCACTCCGTGGGAGGCGCCCGCTATACGCGGGCGAGGGTGGGAGCGTTCATGGCGGTGGCCATCTTGCGCGAGCACGGGGTAAACTTGCCCGGCGGATATCTGTGCGGCCTGTCGCGGAGGGACTTCCACGCCGCCCGGTGCTGGCTTCCCCACTCCATTACCGGCGAGGAGTTCCTGAACAGGCACGGGGCCTATCCGGACCCGGTGACTTCGCCTGACCCGGAAGAGACCTATTATCCTCGCAGCGCGGCTGAACATGCGGTGAACGAGAACTGCCGGGTCTTCCGCTTCTCGCAACTTCTGGCCGCATCGGCAAGGGACAGAGGCCACCTGGAAGAGGCAGGCGCTCTGATGTACGCCAGCCACTGGAGCTACGGGCAGCTGGCTCTGCTGGGTTGCGCGGAGACCGATCTACTGGTTCGCCTGCTGCGCGAGGCGGGCCCGGAGCGCGGTGTGCTGGGAGCCAAGATCACCGGCGGCGGATGCGGGGGCACCGTTGCCGTGATGAGCACCCGGAACCCGGAGGATTATCGCACCAGCGTGCTGTTGCCCTACGAAGCCGAGACAGGCATCCGCCCCGAGATCATCCAGGGCTCCAGCCCGGGAGCCGTGGAGTGGGGAATCCGCGTGTTGAACGGAATATGA
- the gtaB gene encoding UTP--glucose-1-phosphate uridylyltransferase, with product MTANNVLRKAIIPAAGRGTRQFPASRAVRKELFPLVDRDGVTRAAMHLIVREALSAGVEEVCIVASPGAEAAYRDYFRSLTPEEESVYGRKPAALTEAAELADLGKRITYRIQEQQLGLGHAVWCARDFAAGEPVLVLLGDHVYVSETEASCAAQLADAWRECAASVSAVHPVGPEQIHLYGIVRTDGSPGPRWRVLEIVEKPDRQTAERSLISRPSPALPYLAFFGMHVLQQDVFDALNHLIEHDIRDHGEYQLTTAQSLAAGSGDYFAVEVAGQSLDFGVPSGLALTQAVLTSLGPFAEVAVRARTQQTACPA from the coding sequence ATGACAGCAAACAACGTTTTGAGGAAAGCCATCATCCCCGCCGCGGGACGGGGAACGCGTCAGTTTCCTGCCTCCCGCGCCGTACGAAAAGAGCTGTTTCCGCTGGTGGACAGAGACGGTGTAACGCGCGCCGCAATGCACCTGATCGTGCGAGAGGCGCTCTCGGCTGGAGTCGAGGAGGTCTGCATCGTGGCCTCCCCCGGTGCGGAGGCGGCCTACCGGGACTACTTCCGCTCGCTGACGCCTGAGGAGGAGTCGGTCTACGGCCGGAAACCCGCCGCCCTGACCGAAGCGGCGGAGCTGGCCGACCTGGGCAAGCGCATCACTTACCGCATTCAGGAGCAGCAGTTAGGGCTGGGACACGCCGTCTGGTGCGCCAGAGATTTCGCCGCCGGCGAGCCCGTGCTGGTGCTGCTCGGTGATCACGTATACGTATCGGAAACTGAGGCGTCGTGCGCGGCACAGCTCGCGGATGCGTGGCGGGAGTGCGCAGCGAGCGTCTCCGCGGTCCATCCGGTGGGGCCGGAGCAGATCCATCTGTACGGGATCGTGCGTACCGACGGCTCTCCCGGCCCTCGCTGGCGGGTTCTGGAAATCGTGGAGAAGCCGGACCGGCAGACGGCGGAGCGCAGCCTGATATCACGCCCGAGTCCGGCGCTTCCATATCTCGCGTTTTTCGGGATGCACGTGCTTCAGCAGGACGTCTTCGACGCTCTGAACCATCTGATCGAGCACGATATTCGGGATCACGGGGAGTATCAGCTCACCACCGCGCAGTCGCTGGCGGCCGGAAGCGGAGACTACTTCGCCGTCGAGGTCGCCGGGCAGAGTTTGGACTTCGGAGTCCCCTCGGGCCTGGCGTTGACTCAGGCCGTACTGACATCGCTGGGGCCGTTCGCGGAGGTTGCAGTCCGCGCCCGGACCCAGCAGACAGCCTGTCCGGCCTGA